The following coding sequences lie in one Lolium perenne isolate Kyuss_39 chromosome 2, Kyuss_2.0, whole genome shotgun sequence genomic window:
- the LOC127337265 gene encoding uncharacterized protein, producing MILPAVIEGYDVSRIFIDGGSSLNLIYADTLRKMNISLANLLPTDTHFHGIAPEKPNYPLGKIALDVQFGTRENFRKERLEFEVIDWPSQYHALLGRPAYARFMAVPHYTYLLWRIPGPKGPITVKGSFALTDKCDKDFHKLSEAFRMQAEYEASKLTTDHDVLPDGGRSLQEQAFDTSKDSNEVQIHPTDPKKMTSIATNMDSA from the coding sequence ATGATATTGCCAGCAGTCATCGAGGGATATGACGTCTCCcgcatattcatagatggaggaagcAGTTTAAATCTCATATACGCGGACACATTGCGAAAGATGAACATCTCGCTGGCTAACCTGTTACCAACAGATACGCATTTCCATGGCATTGCACCTGAGAAGCCAAATTATCCCTTAGGCAAGATTGCACTCGATGTTCAGTTCGGAACAAGAGAAAATTTCAGAAaggagaggctggagtttgaagtcattGACTGGCCATCGCAATATCACGCCCTCTTGGGACGAcccgcatatgccaggtttatggctgtGCCGCATTACACGTATCTGTTATGGAGGATCCCTGGACCTAAGGGCCCAataacagtcaaaggaagtttcgctctgacggataaatgcgacaaggacttTCATAAGCTTTCTGAGGCATTCAGAATgcaagctgaatatgaggcatcgAAGTTAACCACTGATCATGATGTGTTACCAGACGGGGGTAGATCCTTGCAGGAGCAagctttcgacacctccaagGATTCAAAtgaagtacagatccacccgacggATCCTAAAAAGATGACATCAATCGCTACCaacatggatagcgcatag